A genomic segment from Fundulus heteroclitus isolate FHET01 chromosome 6, MU-UCD_Fhet_4.1, whole genome shotgun sequence encodes:
- the zte38 gene encoding zebrafish testis-expressed 38, whose translation MRKMASGKMCVRGSKEETAEWTGLFINDLRTKQESLVFVKRMMAVAVSSITYLRGIFPEYAYRSRYLEDLCIKVLRENSNTPGANKVVKWMMGCFDALEKQYLQIISIGVYTDPEDRNCIIESYQFNFRYAEKGPEMDVLRNDEMEMQVTLEDTKRASVLLIRKLFLLLQNLDVLPSDVHLTMKLYYYDDVTPADYQPPGFQEGVCDRLWFQGMPVHFKVGQVHTSYHSLKVRVSVEEGQVKKLQEGNYMKEPKQASPEREGSKNPPERKKTEEDLPSEDESAQFKKPRRPLVKKKAAPKSAARKRRRM comes from the exons ATGAGGAAAATGGCGTCTGGCAAAATGTGCGTTAGAGGAAGCAAAGAGGAAACGGCAGAG TGGACCGGATTATTCATCAATGACCTACGGACCAAGCAGGAGTCTCTGGTCTTTGTGAAGAGGATGATGGCTGTGGCCGTCTCCTCCATCACCTACCTGCGGGGCATCTTTCCAGAGTACGCCTACAGGTCCAGGTACCTGGAAG ATTTGTGCATCAAGGTTTTGCGGGAGAACAGCAACACCCCTGGCGCCAACAAAGTGGTGAAATG GATGATGGGCTGCTTCGACGCGTTAGAGAAGCAGTAT CTCCAGATTATATCCATCGGG GTTTACACGGATCCGGAGGACCGTAAT TGCATCATTGAGTCCTACCAGTTTAACTTCAGATACGCCGAGAAGGGCCCAGAAATGGACGTACTCAG GAACGATGAAATGGAGATGCAGGTGACCCTGGAGGACACCAAGAGGGCGTCAGTGCTGCTCATCAGGaagctcttcctgctgctgcagaacctggatGTCCTCCCCAGCGACGTCCACCTCACCATGAAGCTCTACTACTACGATGACG TCACGCCAGCAGACTACCAGCCGCCAGGCTTCCAGGAAGGGGTCTGCGACCGGCTGTGGTTCCAAGGGATGCCGGTGCACTTCAAAGTGGGCCAGGTGCACACGAGCTACCACTCGCTGAAGGTCCGCGTGTCTGTGGAAGAAGGCCAGGTGAAGAAGCTGCAGGAAGGAAACTACATGAAGGAGCCTAAGCAGGCTTCCCCAGAGAGAGAAGGGAGCAAG AATCCtccagagaggaaaaaaactgaagaagacCTCCCCTCTGAGGATG AGTCTGCGCAGTTCAAGAAACCCAGAAGACCTCTGGTAAAG AAAAAGGCTGCTCCCAA
- the prdx1 gene encoding peroxiredoxin-1: protein MAAGNAKIGKLAPDFLAKAVMPDGQFKDLKLSDYRGKYVVFFFYPLDFTFVCPTEIIAFSDAADEFRKIGCEVIAASVDSHFSHFAWTNTPRKQGGLGAMKIPLVSDTRRTISTDYGVLKEDEGIAYRGLFIIDDKGILRQITINDLPVGRSVEETLRLVQAFQFTDKHGEVCPAGWKPGSDTIKPDVQKSKDFFSKQ from the exons aTGGCTGCAGGCAACGCAAAAATTGGGAAGCTGGCTCCGGACTTCTTGGCTAAAGCGGTGATGCCAGACGGCCAGTTCAAGGACCTGAAGCTGTCGGATTACAGAG GAAAGTACGTCGTCTTTTTCTTCTATCCGCTGGACTTCACGTTCGTGTGTCCAACTGAGATCATCGCTTTTAGTGACGCTGCTGACGAATTCAGGAAGATTGGCTGTGAAGTTATCGCCGCCTCTGTGGACTCTCACTTCTCCCACTTTGCATG GACCAACACACCACGTAAGCAGGGCGGTCTGGGTGCCATGAAGATCCCGCTGGTGTCGGACACACGTCGCACCATCTCCACTGACTACGGTGTCCTGAAGGAGGACGAAGGCATCGCCTACAG GGGTCTGTTCATCATTGACGACAAGGGCATCCTGAGACAAATCACCATTAATGATCTCCCGGTCGGACGCTCTGTAGAGGAGACCTTGCGTTTGGTCCAAGCGTTTCAGTTCACAGACAAACACGGAGAAG TCTGTCCAGCCGGCTGGAAACCAGGAAGTGACACCATCAAGCCGGATGTCCAGAAAAGCAAAGATTTCTTCTCCAAGCAGTAA
- the LOC110368443 gene encoding uncharacterized protein LOC110368443, producing MTAARKKRLEDQSDARIVERPADGFPLRIGNLEEGNDKNDFIVSSHFPAEFSSGDEREDDDYESDCSFSALVSSEESGHSSWDAEEEDTGVVDVPPPKRRIVQQLLPNFRILWDIDEPEEPLEHDEDAKPRGTSQRPCVLYSSEDEDKDESGCSCSVLSEAARVQVVSSEESGHSSWDAEEEDAGVVDVPPPRRKIVQQLLPNFRILWDVDEPEEPLEHYEDGKPRGTSQRPCVLHSSEDEGEDEDESGCSCSVLLEAARVQVVSSKESGHSSWDAEGKDAGVVEEPPPKRKIVQQLLPNFRILWDVEEPEEPLEHEEDAKPRRTSPYVLHISEDEGEDVDCSFSALLEAAGVQVVSGEESGDSGCFEDDLASLACPKRMNADEGLREEQSPQEPTPSSSGVCVSKKRRREEGAEEEERCVKKTKKKVPQEKLTLGEDFEDPQPSTSWGSTWGSSLAWWYRPKNESGSDSD from the exons ATGACTGCTGCCCGGAAGAAGCGCCTGGAGGACCAGTCGGACG CCCGCATCGTGGAGCGTCCAGCTGATGGATTCCCTCTGCGGATAGGTAACCTGGAGGAGGGTAATGATAAGAATGACTTTATTGTATCTTCACATTTTCCTGCTGAGTTCAGTTCTGGGGATGAAAGAGAGGACGATGATTATGAGTCAGATTGTAGTTTTAGCGCTCTAGTGTCTAGTGAAGAGTCAGGGCATTCTAGCTGGGACGCCGAGGAAGAAGACACTGGTGTTGTAGATGTGCCTCCACCAAAACGTAGGATTGTCCAGCAACTTCTTCCTAACTTCCGAATCTTGTGGGACATAGACGAGCCAGAAGAACCCCTGGAGCATGATGAAGACGCCAAACCTCGAGGGACCTCCCAGCGTCCATGCGTGCTTTACAGTTCTGAGGATGAGGATAAGGATGAGTCAGGTTGCAGTTGTAGCGTTCTTTCAGAAGCTGCTAGAGTTCAGGTGGTGTCTAGTGAAGAGTCAGGGCATTCTAGCTGGGATGCTGAGGAAGAAGATGCTGGTGTTGTAGATGTGCCTCCACCAAGACGTAAGATTGTCCAGCAACTTCTTCCTAACTTCCGAATCTTGTGGGACGTAGACGAGCCAGAAGAACCCCTGGAGCATTATGAAGACGGCAAACCTCGAGGGACCTCCCAGCGTCCATGCGTGCTTCATAGTTCTGAGGATGAGGGAGAGGATGAGGATGAGTCAGGTTGCAGTTGTAGTGTTCTTTTAGAAGCTGCTAGAGTTCAGGTGGTGTCTAGTAAAGAGTCAGGGCATTCTAGCTGGGATGCTGAGGGTAAAGATGCTGGTGTTGTAGAAGAGCCTCCTCCAAAACGTAAGATTGTCCAGCAACTTCTTCCTAACTTCCGAATCTTGTGGGACGTAGAAGAGCCAGAAGAACCCCTGGAGCACGAAGAAGACGCCAAACCTCGAAGGACCTCCCCATATGTGCTTCATATTTCTGAGGACGAGGGAGAGGATGTAGATTGTAGTTTTAGTGCTCTTCTGGAAGCTGCAGGTGTTCAGGTGGTGTCTGGTGAGGAGTCTGGGGATTCTGGCTGTTTTGAGGATGACCTGGCTTCTTTGGCTTGTCCAAAGAGGATGAATGCGGATGAGGGTCTTAGAGAGGAGCAGTCCCCTCAAGAGCCGACTCCGTCTTCATCTGGTGTTTGTGTTTCCAAGAAGAGGAGAAGGGAGGAaggagctgaggaggaggagcgctGCGTCAAGAAGACTAAGAAGAAGGTCCCCCAGGAGAAGCTAACCCTTGGAGAGGACTTTGAGGATCCGCAGCCTTCCACCTCTTGGGGTAGTACTTGGGGGAGCTCCTTAGCCTGGTGGTATAGACCAAAAAATGAGTCTGGCAGCGACTCTGATTAG